In the genome of Enterococcus hirae ATCC 9790, one region contains:
- a CDS encoding LCP family protein, protein MKTFQKVILGLLTAVVIVIGYFSFEFVHGYSSTSRADDVPKVEAKSVPKIINVALIGSDARSKEENGRSDSLMIAQYNQKTKKAKLVSIMRDSYVDIPGHGQDKINAAYSYGGIDLLNQTLKENFKFETPYYASITFQDFIDCVNELFPNGVDINAEKDLDLDGVYIKKGEQTMDGNTLLQYARFREDAEGDFGRIRRQQQVIKAISKQLKDVTSILKLPKAIGQLLGSIKTNLPESVLIDCGIDFLKDDKPIDTLSVPVEGSWNFNDYTPSGSVLELDLEKNQLAINQFLDQ, encoded by the coding sequence ATGAAAACATTTCAAAAAGTGATTTTAGGTCTATTGACGGCAGTCGTCATTGTCATCGGCTATTTTTCTTTTGAGTTTGTTCATGGTTATTCTTCAACGAGTCGAGCAGACGATGTACCAAAAGTAGAAGCCAAAAGTGTTCCTAAGATTATCAATGTGGCATTGATTGGCTCTGATGCCCGGTCGAAAGAAGAAAATGGACGTTCAGATTCTTTGATGATTGCTCAGTATAATCAAAAAACTAAAAAAGCAAAATTGGTTTCGATTATGCGTGATTCTTATGTAGATATACCTGGGCATGGTCAAGATAAGATCAACGCAGCTTATTCATATGGAGGGATTGATCTTTTGAACCAAACATTGAAAGAAAATTTCAAATTTGAAACACCTTATTATGCAAGTATCACCTTCCAAGATTTCATTGATTGTGTCAATGAGCTATTCCCTAACGGTGTAGATATCAATGCTGAGAAAGATTTAGACTTGGATGGTGTATACATCAAAAAAGGTGAACAAACGATGGATGGGAATACCTTATTGCAATATGCGCGTTTTAGAGAAGATGCTGAAGGAGATTTTGGACGGATCAGAAGACAACAACAAGTGATCAAAGCAATTTCTAAGCAATTAAAAGATGTGACCTCCATCCTTAAATTACCAAAAGCAATCGGTCAACTCTTGGGAAGTATTAAAACCAATTTACCTGAAAGTGTATTAATTGATTGTGGCATTGATTTCTTAAAAGATGACAAACCAATTGATACGTTATCTGTACCAGTTGAAGGTAGTTGGAATTTTAATGATTACACACCTTCTGGTAGTGTACTAGAACTTGATTTAGAAAAAAATCAATTAGCAATCAATCAGTTTTTAGACCAATAG
- a CDS encoding flavin reductase family protein produces the protein MFTRLSSQLTERENYKLLIGSIIPRPVAVVSTLTEKGNLNIAPFSYFNIVSSNPPIVSLAVQRKNEQMKDTAKNILIRKAAIIQVLDEQNVVEVNKTAATLPQEESELTLTNLTTKINRNGSIPPINEAKIVFETDLYDHLEIKNEQEVTADLFLLKIHTYQLNEEVYDPVSGKIDPKKLQPVSRLAGNDYATLGKIFTIPRPK, from the coding sequence ATGTTTACACGTTTGTCATCTCAATTAACAGAAAGAGAAAATTATAAATTACTGATTGGTTCAATTATTCCCAGACCAGTAGCTGTTGTTTCAACATTAACTGAGAAAGGGAACTTAAACATTGCGCCATTCAGCTATTTTAATATCGTTAGTTCAAATCCACCCATCGTTTCGTTAGCTGTCCAAAGAAAGAATGAGCAGATGAAAGATACTGCTAAAAATATCTTAATAAGGAAAGCAGCAATTATCCAAGTTTTAGATGAGCAAAATGTGGTGGAGGTCAATAAAACAGCAGCAACTCTTCCGCAAGAAGAAAGTGAACTAACCTTGACTAACTTGACTACGAAAATAAATAGGAATGGTTCAATTCCACCAATCAATGAGGCAAAAATTGTTTTTGAAACGGATTTATATGACCATCTCGAAATTAAAAATGAGCAAGAAGTTACTGCCGATCTTTTCTTATTAAAAATCCATACGTATCAATTAAATGAAGAGGTATATGATCCAGTATCTGGGAAGATCGATCCCAAGAAACTACAACCAGTTAGTCGATTAGCAGGGAATGATTATGCAACCTTAGGGAAAATCTTTACCATCCCTAGGCCAAAGTGA
- a CDS encoding MarR family transcriptional regulator codes for MDSRLKLISEMVDLTNEITWRNKPKLEQVLEGYSLNEIDLIEKVASIPNPNVTKLANASYMTRGAISKLTKKMITNGLLESYQKPENKKERYFLLTAEGQRINKMHQKLHEEFLKENEVVFQQMTKEEFDTVFRFIGRFRENLKRIKLEK; via the coding sequence ATGGACTCAAGACTTAAATTGATTAGTGAGATGGTCGATCTGACTAACGAGATCACTTGGCGTAATAAACCAAAATTAGAACAAGTACTCGAAGGCTATTCTTTAAATGAGATCGACTTAATCGAAAAAGTAGCATCAATTCCAAATCCAAATGTAACCAAATTAGCAAATGCTAGTTACATGACTCGTGGAGCGATTAGTAAGCTAACTAAAAAAATGATCACTAACGGCTTACTTGAAAGCTATCAGAAACCTGAAAATAAAAAAGAGCGTTACTTTCTCCTGACAGCTGAAGGTCAGCGTATTAACAAAATGCATCAAAAGCTCCATGAAGAATTTCTTAAAGAAAATGAGGTCGTTTTTCAACAAATGACTAAGGAAGAGTTTGATACTGTTTTTCGTTTTATCGGTCGCTTTAGAGAAAATTTAAAAAGAATAAAACTAGAAAAATAA
- a CDS encoding ankyrin repeat domain-containing protein, producing MKPYSILWLFPTLLVFAGCADHSSQSNGTNTSTNSIVLDSTASVPLPTNPNHPSKEETPMSIAPGRLLQAVSAEDLNLVQTLLDQSTAMIDEQNEKGESPLLIAVHHNMIDIAKILVDHGANINLQDHIQDSPYLYAGAQGKTEILAYMLENSEPDQSIVNRFGGNALIPAAEKGHLANVKLLLTDGRVDIDHQNHYGYTALIEAVALRDGSKIYQDIVRELLAHGANKELRDNQGKTAEDYARELGYDQLLSQLT from the coding sequence ATGAAACCTTATTCAATCCTATGGTTATTCCCTACGTTATTGGTATTTGCAGGATGTGCCGATCATTCCTCTCAGTCAAATGGTACTAATACTAGCACGAATTCGATTGTTTTGGATTCTACAGCTTCTGTGCCTTTACCAACTAATCCCAACCATCCATCAAAGGAGGAAACACCAATGTCAATTGCTCCAGGTCGCTTGTTACAAGCTGTTAGTGCCGAGGATTTAAATCTAGTTCAAACGTTGTTAGACCAGTCAACTGCGATGATTGATGAACAAAATGAAAAAGGAGAATCCCCATTATTGATTGCTGTCCACCATAATATGATCGATATTGCAAAAATCCTCGTTGATCACGGTGCGAACATCAACTTACAAGATCATATTCAAGATAGCCCTTACTTATATGCTGGCGCACAAGGAAAAACTGAGATTCTTGCTTATATGCTTGAAAATAGTGAACCTGATCAGTCGATCGTTAACCGTTTTGGTGGTAATGCATTGATACCAGCTGCCGAAAAAGGACATTTAGCCAACGTCAAACTTTTGCTAACTGATGGTCGTGTTGATATTGACCATCAAAATCATTATGGCTATACTGCGTTAATTGAAGCTGTGGCTTTGCGAGATGGCTCAAAGATCTACCAAGACATCGTCCGAGAATTATTGGCTCATGGTGCAAATAAAGAATTGCGTGATAACCAAGGGAAAACTGCCGAAGATTATGCCAGAGAATTAGGATATGATCAACTATTATCTCAATTAACTTGA
- a CDS encoding YbaK/EbsC family protein, with amino-acid sequence MIDLQEIFTQNQIAFELYRHRPIFTNEDALVVKEEQGFSGTETKSLYLKDKQNNRYIFLTFTTKRSDFKKLSKLIGKRVSVVSAEEMEAETGQKPGAVSPFGYESSVPIIIDEEIFAQEKLVFAPGRPDQTMVVKVADLDKIIQILEIKTYVLPAGV; translated from the coding sequence TTGATTGATTTGCAAGAAATATTTACACAAAACCAGATTGCGTTTGAACTTTATCGCCATCGCCCAATTTTTACCAATGAGGATGCGTTAGTTGTAAAAGAGGAACAAGGGTTTAGTGGTACTGAGACGAAGAGCTTGTATCTAAAAGATAAACAAAACAATCGCTATATTTTTTTAACCTTCACGACTAAAAGAAGCGACTTTAAAAAATTAAGCAAACTGATTGGTAAAAGAGTGTCAGTTGTTTCGGCTGAAGAAATGGAAGCGGAAACGGGACAAAAGCCAGGTGCTGTTTCACCATTTGGTTATGAATCATCTGTTCCTATCATTATTGATGAAGAAATATTCGCTCAGGAAAAATTAGTATTTGCACCTGGTAGACCTGATCAAACCATGGTAGTCAAAGTAGCTGATTTAGATAAGATCATTCAAATATTAGAAATAAAAACGTATGTATTACCAGCAGGGGTGTGA
- a CDS encoding 1-deoxy-D-xylulose-5-phosphate synthase, with translation MSIKTNILDQINGPTEVKKLTIDEMSELATEMREKILQKNSAIGGHVGPNLGVVELTIAFHHVFDSPKDKIVWDVSHQSYGHKLLTGRKNGFEEGSYHEISGYSNQHESEHDYFTVGHTSTSISLAVGLAKARDLKQEKGNIIAFIGDGSLSGGLAFEGLNNGGTINSNLIVLVNNNEMSIDENQGSLYRHLAELRESNGTSNDNLFKAMGYDYRYIADGNDLETVIEVFREIKDIDHPIVLHVHTEKGHGYEPAVENKMKYHWHVPFDLETGEAKNAPTSESFNQIIMNYLDEKTKTSATPIVAVNAAIPGMFGLKEFQKKHPEHYFDVGIAEQHSITFASALASQGIRPVVFHSSVFLQRAYDQLSHDLAINENPVVILIGGASISGSDRTHQGTFDIPYLSSIPNIKYLAPATKEDLLSMLDWSLSQTDTPVAIRIPAHGVTSGEAIAKDYAIPSYQRLVAGDKVAILALGGFLELGKQALEEFANQGISGTLINPGTITELDHETLEELKENHQLIITLEDGSLSGGFGEKISRYYGDSAIQVLNFGSQKEFTDSVPVQTLYERYHLTPKQIVADSLSSLNQ, from the coding sequence GTGAGTATAAAGACAAACATCTTAGACCAAATCAATGGTCCAACAGAGGTAAAAAAACTAACGATAGACGAAATGTCTGAATTAGCTACAGAAATGAGAGAAAAGATTTTACAAAAAAATAGTGCGATCGGAGGACATGTCGGCCCAAATTTGGGTGTCGTGGAATTAACAATTGCTTTCCACCATGTGTTTGACTCGCCCAAGGATAAAATTGTTTGGGACGTTTCCCATCAATCTTATGGACATAAGTTACTAACTGGTCGTAAAAATGGATTTGAGGAGGGAAGTTACCACGAAATTAGTGGCTATTCCAATCAACATGAAAGTGAACATGATTATTTTACTGTGGGGCATACTTCAACTTCGATCAGTTTAGCGGTCGGTCTTGCAAAAGCCCGTGATTTGAAACAGGAGAAAGGAAATATCATTGCTTTTATCGGGGATGGTTCCTTAAGTGGAGGCTTAGCTTTTGAAGGTTTGAATAATGGTGGAACAATCAATTCTAATTTGATCGTTTTGGTTAATAACAATGAAATGTCCATTGATGAGAATCAGGGAAGTTTATATCGTCATTTAGCAGAGCTTCGTGAAAGCAATGGGACAAGTAATGATAATTTATTTAAAGCGATGGGGTATGATTATCGCTACATTGCGGATGGTAATGATTTAGAAACAGTAATTGAGGTTTTCAGAGAAATTAAAGACATTGACCATCCAATCGTTTTACATGTTCACACCGAAAAAGGTCATGGCTATGAGCCAGCCGTCGAAAACAAAATGAAATATCATTGGCATGTACCGTTTGATTTAGAAACAGGCGAAGCGAAAAATGCTCCTACTAGTGAAAGTTTTAATCAAATAATTATGAACTATCTTGATGAAAAAACGAAAACAAGTGCAACGCCTATCGTGGCTGTGAATGCTGCGATTCCAGGAATGTTTGGCTTAAAGGAATTTCAAAAAAAACATCCAGAACACTACTTTGATGTGGGGATTGCAGAACAACATTCGATCACATTTGCTTCTGCTTTAGCATCTCAAGGGATTCGACCTGTGGTATTCCATTCAAGTGTGTTTTTACAACGAGCATATGATCAATTATCTCATGATTTAGCGATCAACGAAAATCCAGTAGTCATTCTAATTGGAGGAGCAAGCATTTCAGGAAGTGATCGTACCCACCAAGGGACTTTTGATATTCCTTATCTTTCAAGTATTCCTAATATTAAATATTTAGCGCCAGCTACGAAGGAAGACTTACTTTCGATGTTGGATTGGAGTTTATCACAAACCGATACACCGGTTGCTATTAGAATCCCTGCTCATGGTGTGACATCTGGTGAAGCAATCGCAAAAGACTACGCTATTCCAAGTTACCAACGCTTGGTTGCTGGAGATAAAGTTGCAATCTTAGCACTAGGTGGCTTCCTTGAATTAGGTAAACAAGCTTTAGAAGAATTTGCGAATCAGGGGATTTCAGGCACTTTGATTAACCCTGGAACGATCACCGAACTTGATCATGAAACTTTAGAAGAATTAAAAGAAAATCACCAATTGATTATCACTTTAGAAGATGGTAGTCTTTCGGGCGGATTTGGTGAAAAAATCAGTCGTTATTATGGAGATTCAGCAATCCAAGTTCTAAACTTTGGTTCTCAAAAAGAGTTTACTGATAGTGTACCTGTTCAAACATTGTATGAACGTTATCATTTGACACCAAAACAAATCGTAGCAGATAGTCTTAGCAGTTTAAATCAATAG
- a CDS encoding cation:proton antiporter, translated as MEFIGILCLILVATTIGSHISRRFGIPAVIGQLLVGVLLGQAGLGWVHPNILVHDFSEIGVILLMFLAGLESDLSLLKKYFKPGMFVALLGILFPVFFGWLTGEAFQVANNEAIFFGIILAATSVSISVEVLKELNVVNTKEGSTILGASVVDDILVVLVLSFSLSFLTGKSTSNLPLPLLLLEQLFYFLFIFLLVKWIAPFLMSLAEKIYANSAIIIMSLVICLGMSYLADLIGLSSVIGAFFAGIAVSQTKVKHEVYNNVEALGYAVFIPVFFVSVGLEVDFSKFSEQILFILILTLVAILTKLIGGYIGAKFSSFSSNSALMVGAGMISRGEMALIILQIGQQSNLIENHYYSPLVIVVLLSTLISPLILKYFTKKVYAN; from the coding sequence ATGGAGTTTATTGGTATCTTGTGTCTAATCCTTGTTGCAACTACAATTGGTTCGCATATTTCAAGAAGATTTGGGATTCCGGCTGTTATTGGGCAATTGTTAGTTGGTGTATTACTAGGACAAGCAGGACTTGGCTGGGTTCATCCAAATATTTTAGTTCATGATTTTTCTGAAATTGGTGTCATTTTGCTGATGTTCTTAGCAGGTTTGGAAAGTGATTTATCCTTATTGAAAAAATATTTTAAACCAGGAATGTTTGTAGCACTTTTAGGAATCCTCTTCCCTGTCTTTTTCGGTTGGCTTACTGGCGAGGCGTTTCAAGTAGCAAACAATGAAGCAATCTTTTTTGGGATTATTTTAGCTGCGACTTCTGTTAGTATCTCTGTCGAAGTATTAAAAGAATTAAATGTTGTGAATACGAAGGAAGGATCAACGATTCTAGGTGCCTCTGTTGTTGATGATATTCTGGTTGTTCTAGTGCTAAGCTTCAGTTTATCTTTTTTAACAGGTAAGTCTACGAGCAACCTACCCCTTCCTTTACTCTTGTTGGAACAACTATTCTATTTCTTATTTATCTTTTTATTAGTGAAATGGATCGCTCCATTTTTAATGTCTCTAGCAGAAAAAATCTATGCGAATTCAGCCATTATCATTATGTCATTAGTCATTTGCCTAGGAATGTCTTATTTAGCAGACCTGATTGGGTTAAGTTCAGTAATTGGGGCATTTTTTGCTGGGATTGCAGTGAGTCAAACAAAAGTAAAACATGAAGTTTACAATAATGTTGAAGCTTTGGGATATGCAGTATTCATCCCCGTCTTTTTTGTGAGTGTTGGTTTAGAAGTAGATTTTTCTAAATTTAGTGAACAGATACTATTTATTTTGATTTTGACACTCGTAGCGATTCTGACTAAACTTATTGGCGGATATATTGGAGCAAAATTCTCTAGTTTTTCTTCCAACAGTGCACTTATGGTAGGAGCTGGTATGATTTCTCGTGGTGAAATGGCACTGATCATTTTACAGATCGGACAACAAAGCAACTTGATTGAAAATCACTACTACTCTCCTTTAGTGATCGTTGTTTTGTTAAGTACTCTGATCTCACCTCTGATTCTTAAATATTTCACTAAAAAAGTATACGCCAATTAA
- a CDS encoding penicillin-binding transpeptidase domain-containing protein yields MKRSDNHRRNKTGVYLTSALVLVLAAGGGYFYYQKTQEEQVVSAGEKKIQQFAERLSTGDYKKAMSYTQIDSQTKKTISEKEALEKYQNIYGAVAIKGLEISNLKVTKKDSETYSFSYKAKMNTSLGELKDLSYKGTLTNKNDQIKINWQPNLIFPQMEDTDKVSLTSEEAKRGDILDRNGKKLATTGKLKQLGIVPRKLGEKEEKTANIKSIAAAFDLSEDEINQAISQSWVQPDYFVPLKIIDGQTPELPSGAAIQEVDGRTYPLGEAAAQLIGYVGDISAEDIKKNAELSSNGKIGRSGLEMTYDKELRGTNGGKLSITDADGTEKEVLIDQEVKNGQDIKLTLDADAQKIAFDSLGGKAGSTVATSPKTGELLVLASSPSYDPNKMTNGISQEDYQAYTENKDQPFISRFATGYAPGSTFKMITAAIGLDNQTLNPDEVLTINGLKWQKDQSWGSYQVTRVSDVPQVNLRNAMIYSDNIYMAQETLKMGEKKFREGLNKFIFGEDLDLPISMNPAQISNKDSFKSEILLADTGYGQGELLINPIQQATMYSVFANNGNLVYPKLEMDKETKVKQNVIASTAVQTILPDLKDVVQDTNGTAHSLATLGIPIAAKTGTAEIKEKQDEKGQENSFLFAVNPDTNGYLMISMLEDKAEGDSATKRAPELLQYLNQNYQ; encoded by the coding sequence ATGAAACGAAGTGACAATCATCGTAGGAACAAGACTGGTGTTTATCTAACAAGCGCCCTTGTTTTGGTTCTTGCGGCTGGTGGCGGGTATTTTTACTATCAAAAAACGCAAGAAGAGCAAGTGGTTTCAGCAGGAGAAAAAAAGATCCAACAGTTTGCGGAACGTTTGAGTACTGGTGATTATAAAAAGGCGATGTCATACACGCAAATTGATTCACAGACTAAGAAGACAATTTCTGAAAAAGAAGCTCTTGAAAAATACCAAAATATTTACGGAGCTGTGGCCATAAAAGGCTTGGAAATCTCTAATTTAAAAGTGACGAAAAAAGATAGTGAAACCTATTCTTTTTCTTATAAAGCTAAAATGAATACAAGCTTAGGCGAATTAAAAGACCTATCATATAAAGGGACTTTGACAAATAAAAATGATCAGATCAAAATCAACTGGCAGCCGAACTTGATTTTTCCTCAAATGGAAGATACAGACAAAGTAAGTCTGACTAGTGAGGAAGCTAAAAGAGGCGATATCCTTGATCGAAATGGAAAGAAATTAGCAACGACGGGCAAATTGAAACAGTTAGGGATCGTTCCTAGAAAGCTGGGAGAAAAAGAAGAGAAAACAGCAAACATCAAATCAATTGCTGCAGCTTTTGATCTTTCAGAAGATGAAATCAATCAAGCTATCTCTCAAAGTTGGGTACAACCGGACTACTTTGTTCCTCTAAAAATCATTGATGGACAAACCCCCGAATTGCCAAGCGGAGCAGCGATCCAAGAAGTTGATGGTCGCACCTATCCGTTAGGCGAAGCAGCAGCGCAATTGATTGGTTATGTTGGTGATATCTCAGCAGAAGATATCAAAAAGAATGCTGAATTAAGTAGTAATGGTAAAATTGGTCGTTCTGGTCTGGAAATGACTTATGACAAAGAACTACGTGGCACCAATGGAGGGAAATTGAGTATTACGGATGCTGATGGGACAGAAAAAGAAGTATTGATTGATCAAGAAGTGAAAAATGGTCAGGATATCAAATTAACTCTTGATGCCGATGCTCAAAAAATCGCATTTGATAGTTTAGGTGGAAAAGCGGGTTCAACAGTAGCGACTTCGCCAAAAACGGGTGAGTTGTTAGTATTAGCGAGCTCTCCAAGTTATGATCCAAACAAAATGACAAATGGAATCTCTCAAGAAGATTATCAAGCCTATACGGAAAATAAAGATCAACCATTTATTAGTCGTTTTGCTACCGGTTACGCTCCCGGATCTACATTTAAAATGATTACTGCCGCAATCGGATTAGATAATCAAACGCTGAATCCAGACGAAGTATTGACGATCAATGGATTGAAATGGCAAAAAGACCAATCATGGGGATCGTATCAAGTTACTCGTGTCAGCGATGTGCCTCAAGTCAATCTGAGAAACGCAATGATTTATTCAGATAATATCTATATGGCTCAAGAAACCTTGAAAATGGGTGAGAAGAAATTCCGCGAAGGATTAAATAAATTCATTTTTGGGGAAGACTTAGATTTGCCGATCAGCATGAATCCCGCACAAATCTCAAATAAGGATAGTTTCAAGTCAGAAATCTTATTAGCAGATACTGGTTATGGGCAGGGAGAACTATTGATCAATCCGATCCAACAAGCAACGATGTATTCTGTTTTTGCTAATAATGGAAATCTCGTTTATCCAAAATTAGAGATGGATAAAGAAACGAAAGTTAAACAAAATGTCATTGCTTCAACAGCTGTACAGACGATTCTGCCAGATTTGAAAGATGTTGTTCAAGATACGAATGGTACCGCTCATTCTTTAGCTACTTTAGGCATACCAATAGCAGCAAAAACTGGTACAGCGGAAATCAAAGAAAAACAAGATGAAAAAGGACAAGAAAATAGCTTCCTATTTGCTGTGAATCCTGATACAAATGGTTATCTCATGATCAGCATGTTAGAAGATAAAGCAGAAGGTGATTCTGCAACGAAACGTGCACCTGAGTTGCTCCAATACTTGAATCAAAACTATCAATAG
- a CDS encoding tetracycline resistance MFS efflux pump, producing MNTTINKHALVFGFTSVFLIGLGLTIVNPVIPFMVEQYTKNTQQQATTVTLLSAIYAFSMFLAAPMLGALSDRFGRKIILISSLFGSAIGYYLFGFGGALWILFLGRIIEGLTGGEISAILAYFADLTPIESRTKYFGWISATVGIGTAAGPLIGGFLAQYGPAIPLYVASFLSLSNAVYGYFFMPESLTKRERTRNLSLQQINPFKQLQLVFTFRSVKWLLITGFLIWLPNGSFQAIFAQFSIDTFHLSPIIIGFTFSLIGIMDIFAQLLIMPILLKFWRENQIITMGITSEMIGYSVIILSAFYGSIPCFIIGMVFFGLGDAIFSPSYNGLISTYASKEDQGKIQGASQSIQALARVIGPMIGGQLYANFHHTMPFIIGFILLGLATFIVKPKVKRSF from the coding sequence ATGAATACAACAATCAACAAACATGCACTCGTTTTTGGTTTCACTTCGGTCTTTTTGATTGGATTAGGGTTAACAATCGTTAATCCGGTCATCCCATTTATGGTAGAGCAATACACAAAAAACACACAGCAACAAGCAACCACGGTGACACTACTCAGTGCGATCTATGCTTTTTCCATGTTTTTAGCCGCCCCTATGTTAGGCGCACTCAGTGATCGGTTTGGTCGGAAAATTATTTTGATCAGTAGTTTGTTTGGCTCTGCGATTGGGTACTATTTATTTGGCTTTGGTGGAGCTTTATGGATACTTTTTCTTGGTAGAATAATTGAGGGGCTGACCGGCGGCGAAATCTCAGCTATTCTTGCCTATTTTGCTGATTTGACGCCAATTGAAAGTCGAACAAAATATTTTGGATGGATTAGCGCGACGGTTGGGATTGGAACTGCAGCAGGTCCTTTGATTGGTGGGTTCTTGGCACAGTACGGACCAGCAATTCCCTTATACGTTGCCTCCTTTTTGTCTTTGAGTAATGCGGTTTACGGTTATTTTTTCATGCCTGAAAGTTTGACTAAACGTGAACGTACAAGAAATCTTTCTCTTCAGCAAATCAATCCCTTCAAGCAACTCCAATTGGTTTTCACTTTTCGATCAGTCAAATGGTTATTGATCACAGGTTTTTTGATTTGGCTACCCAACGGTTCATTCCAAGCGATTTTTGCTCAATTTTCAATTGATACTTTCCATCTATCGCCAATTATCATCGGTTTTACTTTCTCGTTAATTGGCATTATGGACATTTTTGCTCAACTGTTGATTATGCCGATTTTATTAAAATTTTGGCGAGAAAACCAGATCATTACTATGGGTATTACCAGTGAAATGATTGGTTATTCTGTCATCATCCTTTCCGCTTTTTATGGCTCGATCCCCTGCTTTATCATCGGCATGGTCTTTTTCGGGCTAGGTGATGCGATTTTTAGTCCTTCCTATAATGGTTTGATTTCAACGTATGCTAGCAAAGAGGACCAAGGGAAAATCCAAGGGGCTTCACAAAGCATCCAAGCATTAGCTAGAGTGATCGGTCCGATGATCGGTGGTCAACTATATGCTAATTTCCATCATACGATGCCATTCATTATTGGATTCATTTTATTAGGTTTAGCTACTTTTATCGTTAAACCAAAGGTAAAAAGATCATTCTAA
- a CDS encoding FtsW/RodA/SpoVE family cell cycle protein: MWKNRKIDWLILGPYLALSIVGLLEIYSASSYRLLVAGSDPKSLFIRQFLFIILSWGVIVLTYSIRLQVLLKPRIIKAGLIVSGLLLAMMKLGIFAVTVNGAQRWVSIAGIQFQPSEIATIFLILYLSRFFRNDRSVPEKLHIPVLIVGGIAVLVLFQPKIAGALMILAIAGAIFWAAAIPIKKGLIIIGAAIASLILVAGLVLLLEKHHLLPSFFEHAYDRIAMVHNPFLDEHGAGYQMSNSYYALYNGGLFGRGMGNSITKKGYLPESETDFIFSVIAEEFGLIGALLVLFLLFLLCMRIFQKSTKQKNQQANLILIGVGTWILVQTSINIGSILGLIPMTGVPLPFVSYGGTSYLILSFAIGLALNISSRQVKEKNKQVERLQLKKPKLLNKNN; the protein is encoded by the coding sequence ATGTGGAAAAACAGAAAGATCGACTGGTTGATTTTAGGCCCTTATTTGGCTTTGTCAATTGTCGGTCTTTTAGAGATATATAGTGCTAGTTCCTATCGTTTATTGGTAGCAGGAAGTGATCCTAAAAGCTTATTTATTCGGCAATTTTTGTTTATTATCCTTAGTTGGGGCGTAATTGTATTGACCTATTCCATCAGATTACAAGTTCTACTGAAACCAAGAATAATAAAAGCTGGATTGATTGTATCGGGCTTATTATTAGCGATGATGAAACTCGGGATTTTTGCTGTAACAGTTAATGGTGCCCAGCGGTGGGTTTCAATCGCTGGAATCCAGTTTCAACCATCAGAAATCGCAACCATTTTTTTGATTTTATATTTAAGTCGTTTTTTTAGAAATGACCGCAGTGTTCCTGAGAAACTTCATATACCAGTATTGATCGTGGGCGGAATCGCCGTGCTTGTTTTGTTTCAACCTAAAATTGCGGGAGCACTGATGATTTTAGCTATTGCTGGAGCTATCTTTTGGGCTGCAGCTATTCCCATTAAAAAAGGGCTGATAATTATCGGAGCAGCGATTGCTAGCTTGATCTTAGTAGCTGGCTTAGTTTTACTACTTGAAAAGCATCATTTGTTACCTTCATTTTTTGAACACGCTTATGACCGAATCGCAATGGTTCATAATCCTTTTTTAGATGAACATGGTGCAGGATACCAGATGAGTAACTCTTACTATGCACTATACAACGGTGGCCTATTTGGTCGAGGAATGGGGAATAGTATTACTAAAAAAGGTTATCTCCCTGAATCCGAAACAGATTTTATTTTCTCAGTCATTGCTGAGGAGTTTGGGTTGATAGGCGCATTACTTGTTTTGTTTTTGCTTTTCTTATTATGTATGCGAATCTTCCAAAAGAGTACGAAACAAAAGAACCAACAGGCAAATTTGATCTTAATTGGTGTAGGGACATGGATACTCGTTCAGACAAGTATCAATATTGGAAGCATCCTTGGTTTAATTCCAATGACAGGTGTACCATTGCCATTTGTTAGCTACGGAGGAACAAGCTATTTAATCTTGTCTTTTGCTATTGGATTAGCTTTGAATATCTCGTCTCGACAAGTGAAAGAGAAAAATAAGCAGGTTGAGAGGTTACAACTCAAGAAACCTAAACTGTTAAACAAGAACAATTAA